Proteins encoded by one window of Vidua chalybeata isolate OUT-0048 chromosome 10, bVidCha1 merged haplotype, whole genome shotgun sequence:
- the ANAPC13 gene encoding anaphase-promoting complex subunit 13 — protein MDSEVQRDGRILDLIDDAWREDKLPYEDVAIPLNELPEPEQDNGGTTESVKEQEMKWTDLALQYLHENVPPTGN, from the exons ATGGACAGCGAGGTGCAGAGGGATGGCAGGATCCTGGATCTGATCGATGATGCATGGAGGGAAGATAAATTGCCCTACGAGGACGTGGCCATCCCTCTG AATGAGCTCCCTGAACCAGAGCAAGACAACGGTGGCACCACTGAGTCTGTGAAAGAGCAAGAAATGAAGTGGACAGATTTGGCTCTCCAGTATCTCCATGAAAACGTTCCACCCACGGGAAATTAG